In the genome of Augochlora pura isolate Apur16 chromosome 8, APUR_v2.2.1, whole genome shotgun sequence, one region contains:
- the LOC144474152 gene encoding protein RER1 isoform X3, producing the protein MMQDEHLGGPARRNVFSQALGRISQLYQRYLDLWTPHVISRWIFASLLIFAFILRIFLAQGWYIVTYALGIYHLNLFIAFLTPKIDPAMDFDDGDGPELPTRSNEEFRPFIRRLPEFKFWYSVVKSTVIAMICTMYDSFDVPVFWPILVMYFITLFCITMKRQIKHMIKYRYLPFTHGKPKYQNHEDTSRSPLVEI; encoded by the exons ATGATGCAAGATGAGCATCTCGGTGGTCCAGCGAGACGAAATGTTTTTAGTCAAGCATTAGGAAGAATATCACAG TTATATCAAAGATATTTGGATCTTTGGACCCCTCATGTAATATCTAGATGGATATTTGCTTCTTTGCTAATATTTGCTTTTATTCTACGTATATTTCTTGCACAA GGATGGTATATTGTTACATACGCATTAGGAATTTATcacttgaatttatttatagcattCCTTACTCCAAAAATTGATCCAGCAATGGATTTTGATG atggTGATGGACCAGAATTACCTACAAGATCTAATGAAGAATTTAGGCCATTTATTAGGAGATTACCCGAATTTAAATTCTGGTATTCTGTGGTGAAGTCTACAGTCATAGCTATGATATGCACTATGTACGATTCTTTCGATGTACCAGTATTTTGGCCCATATTAGTTATGTATTTCATAACACTATTTTGCATAACAATGAAGCGTCAGATAAAG CATATGATCAAATACAGATACCTGCCCTTCACTCATGGAAAACCAAAGTACCAAAACCACGAGGATACTTCGAG gAGTCCACTTGTGGAAATTTGA
- the LOC144474152 gene encoding protein RER1 isoform X1 codes for MMQDEHLGGPARRNVFSQALGRISQVYLLYQRYLDLWTPHVISRWIFASLLIFAFILRIFLAQGWYIVTYALGIYHLNLFIAFLTPKIDPAMDFDDGDGPELPTRSNEEFRPFIRRLPEFKFWYSVVKSTVIAMICTMYDSFDVPVFWPILVMYFITLFCITMKRQIKHMIKYRYLPFTHGKPKYQNHEDTSRSPLVEI; via the exons ATGATGCAAGATGAGCATCTCGGTGGTCCAGCGAGACGAAATGTTTTTAGTCAAGCATTAGGAAGAATATCACAGGTATATTTG TTATATCAAAGATATTTGGATCTTTGGACCCCTCATGTAATATCTAGATGGATATTTGCTTCTTTGCTAATATTTGCTTTTATTCTACGTATATTTCTTGCACAA GGATGGTATATTGTTACATACGCATTAGGAATTTATcacttgaatttatttatagcattCCTTACTCCAAAAATTGATCCAGCAATGGATTTTGATG atggTGATGGACCAGAATTACCTACAAGATCTAATGAAGAATTTAGGCCATTTATTAGGAGATTACCCGAATTTAAATTCTGGTATTCTGTGGTGAAGTCTACAGTCATAGCTATGATATGCACTATGTACGATTCTTTCGATGTACCAGTATTTTGGCCCATATTAGTTATGTATTTCATAACACTATTTTGCATAACAATGAAGCGTCAGATAAAG CATATGATCAAATACAGATACCTGCCCTTCACTCATGGAAAACCAAAGTACCAAAACCACGAGGATACTTCGAG gAGTCCACTTGTGGAAATTTGA
- the LOC144474152 gene encoding protein RER1 isoform X2, with product MMQDEHLGGPARRNVFSQALGRISQVYLLYQRYLDLWTPHVISRWIFASLLIFAFILRIFLAQGWYIVTYALGIYHLNLFIAFLTPKIDPAMDFDDGDGPELPTRSNEEFRPFIRRLPEFKFWYSVVKSTVIAMICTMYDSFDVPVFWPILVMYFITLFCITMKRQIKHMIKYRYLPFTHGKPKYQNHEDTSRLIPSK from the exons ATGATGCAAGATGAGCATCTCGGTGGTCCAGCGAGACGAAATGTTTTTAGTCAAGCATTAGGAAGAATATCACAGGTATATTTG TTATATCAAAGATATTTGGATCTTTGGACCCCTCATGTAATATCTAGATGGATATTTGCTTCTTTGCTAATATTTGCTTTTATTCTACGTATATTTCTTGCACAA GGATGGTATATTGTTACATACGCATTAGGAATTTATcacttgaatttatttatagcattCCTTACTCCAAAAATTGATCCAGCAATGGATTTTGATG atggTGATGGACCAGAATTACCTACAAGATCTAATGAAGAATTTAGGCCATTTATTAGGAGATTACCCGAATTTAAATTCTGGTATTCTGTGGTGAAGTCTACAGTCATAGCTATGATATGCACTATGTACGATTCTTTCGATGTACCAGTATTTTGGCCCATATTAGTTATGTATTTCATAACACTATTTTGCATAACAATGAAGCGTCAGATAAAG CATATGATCAAATACAGATACCTGCCCTTCACTCATGGAAAACCAAAGTACCAAAACCACGAGGATACTTCGAGGTTAATACCTTCAAAGTGA
- the LOC144474152 gene encoding protein RER1 isoform X4, with amino-acid sequence MMQDEHLGGPARRNVFSQALGRISQLYQRYLDLWTPHVISRWIFASLLIFAFILRIFLAQGWYIVTYALGIYHLNLFIAFLTPKIDPAMDFDDGDGPELPTRSNEEFRPFIRRLPEFKFWYSVVKSTVIAMICTMYDSFDVPVFWPILVMYFITLFCITMKRQIKHMIKYRYLPFTHGKPKYQNHEDTSRLIPSK; translated from the exons ATGATGCAAGATGAGCATCTCGGTGGTCCAGCGAGACGAAATGTTTTTAGTCAAGCATTAGGAAGAATATCACAG TTATATCAAAGATATTTGGATCTTTGGACCCCTCATGTAATATCTAGATGGATATTTGCTTCTTTGCTAATATTTGCTTTTATTCTACGTATATTTCTTGCACAA GGATGGTATATTGTTACATACGCATTAGGAATTTATcacttgaatttatttatagcattCCTTACTCCAAAAATTGATCCAGCAATGGATTTTGATG atggTGATGGACCAGAATTACCTACAAGATCTAATGAAGAATTTAGGCCATTTATTAGGAGATTACCCGAATTTAAATTCTGGTATTCTGTGGTGAAGTCTACAGTCATAGCTATGATATGCACTATGTACGATTCTTTCGATGTACCAGTATTTTGGCCCATATTAGTTATGTATTTCATAACACTATTTTGCATAACAATGAAGCGTCAGATAAAG CATATGATCAAATACAGATACCTGCCCTTCACTCATGGAAAACCAAAGTACCAAAACCACGAGGATACTTCGAGGTTAATACCTTCAAAGTGA
- the Ksr gene encoding kinase suppressor of ras isoform X1 produces MADNEDAEQEICRALDVVQSMIDISADRLEGLRTQCSTSAELTQQEIRTLEGKLIKLYSKQLVTKAKLAVESLPAEMRQYPSLQQWLRVVGLTQESIKMVCSKANSLEALKEKSEHELGSMLGENNVRHEEELRRLCRALHNLRRYMDVLLKGDMDNSDMNLYWDSWDRHHLRTGASPRPARSRATRCSIPSEDSIPYHNNNNNLNSDILAQASSVTSLSSTSPPSTPLLQRSGRGIKFPTTPPPCKKHQIGLQNTISQPQVFPLTKSKSHESQLANRLENGDTASSCGNDHVGSVGRRNRLPTETGSCSSNADITGENLLLNSNSPIKSPPYSSTENDDNSFKGTVTSLQVPKSPRTPTTVTRGMGHIIAHRFTKTFKMKTTCDYCEKQIFMDTGLKCTECKYKCHRDCESKVPPSCGLPQELFDEFKRSVQGDVSQMLNKSGITSPNHHNSNILSSLNRKDRKRSHPHSSVKIQMGTESSSNTSSCNSSTPSSPALLPANTSQTPQAPAKQQFHFPDVVLNEKGVTLETRRLESTTVSSDSERTVSVSGSVSTDSERTPVRVDSQDSQVSDGEPGDSRWPRQNSLSMREWDIPYDELKIGEPIGTGRFGTVYRGYWHGNVAIKVLNMDYYLDDDKILEAFKLEVATFRKTRHENLVLFMGACMKPPRLAIVTSMSKGMTLYTHIHLRKDKFNMNKTTVIAQQISQGMGYLHARGIIHKDLKSKNIFLESGKVVITDFGLFSVTKLCYGNRKGNALSIPPGWLCYLAPEIVRRLRPQQNRDQEELPFTEASDVYAFGTVWYELLCGEWPFKGQPPEAIIWQVGKGMKQTLANLQASRDVKDILMLCWSYHAENRPDFAKLLPTLEKLPRKRLARSPSHPIHLSRSAESVL; encoded by the exons ATGGCGGACAACGAGGATGCGGAACAAGAGATCTGTCGAGCCTTGGATGTCGTTCAATCCATGATTGACATCTCGGCCGATCGGCTGGAGGGCTTGAGGACACAATGTTCGACCAGCGCGGAACTCACCCAACAGGAAATTCGCACGCTCGAG gggaaacttattaaattatattcaaaacaACTAGTAACCAAAGCCAAACTGGCTGTAGAATCGTTGCCTGCAGAGATGAGACAATACCCGTCTCTGCAACAATGGTTGCGTGTAGTGGGACTTACACAAGAGTCTATAAAG ATGGTTTGTTCTAAAGCTAACTCTTTAGAAGCTCTCAAAGAGAAGTCTGAGCATGAGTTAGGTAGCATGTTGGGGGAAAATAATGTTAGGCACGAGGAAGAACTACGTAGACTCTGTAGGGCATTGCACAATCTTCGTCGGTATATGG ACGTTCTCTTAAAGGGAGATATGGATAATAGcgatatgaatttatattggGATTCTTGGGATAGACACCATTTACGTACTGGAGCATCCCCTAGGCCAGCCCGGTCTCGTGCAACAAGATGTTCTATTCCCTCAGAAGACAGCATTCCATAtcataataacaacaataatctTAACAGTGATATATTAGCACAAGCTTCTTCCGTTACATCTTTATCATCAACTAGTCCGCCTTCTACCCCTCTTTTACAAAGGTCAGGACGTG GAATTAAATTTCCAACAACTCCCCCTCCCTGTAAGAAACATCAAATAGGTTTACAGAATACAATATCACAACCACAAGTATTTCCATTGACTAAGTCAAAATCTCATGAATCGCAATTAGCAAACCGTCTTGAAAATGGAGATACAGCTTCAAG TTGTGGAAACGATCATGTTGGCTCTGTGGGAAGAAGAAATCGTCTACCTACAGAGACAGGATCTTGCAGTAGTAACGCAGACATTACAGGGGAAAATTTGTTGCTGAATAGTAATAGCCCTATTAAGTCACCACCATACTCTAGTACGGAAAATGACGATAACAGTTTTAAGGGAACAG TAACAAGTCTCCAAGTGCCAAAGTCACCACGTACTCCGACTACTGTAACCCGGGGAATGGGGCATATAATTGCTCACCGCTTTACCAAAACgtttaaaatgaaaacgacGTGCGATTACTGCGAGAAGCAGATATTCATGGACACCGGTTTAAAATGCACAGAGTGTAAATATAAGTGTCACCGAGATTGCGAATCCAAAGTACCACCTTCTTGTGGCCTACCTCAAGAACTCTTCGACGAGTTTAAAAGATCTGTACAAGGCGACG TTTCTCAGATGTTAAATAAGTCTGGCATAACGTCTCCCAATCACCACAACTCAAATATATTGAGCTCTTTGAATCGAAAGGATCGAAAACGATCGCATCCACATTCTTCTGTGAAAATACAGATG GGCACGGAATCTAGTTCAAATACCTCGAGCTGTAACAGCTCAACGCCTTCTAGTCCAGCTTTGCTACCTGCCAATACTAGCCAAACTCCACAGGCACCTGCCAAACAACAGTTCCATTTTCCAG ACGTTGTGCTCAATGAGAAAGGTGTCACGTTAGAGACTCGTCGACTCGAAAGTACAACTGTTTCGAGCGACAGCGAGAGAACAGTAAGCGTTTCCGGATCTGTTAGTACGGATTCCGAACGAACGCCTGTTAGAGTGGACTCTCAAGATTCGCAAGTCTCTGATGGGGAACCAGGCGACAGTCGTTGGCCACGACAAAATAGT TTGTCGATGCGAGAATGGGATATTCCTTACGACGAATTGAAAATTGGCGAACCTATAGGTACTGGAAGATTTGGTACCGTGTATAGAGGCTATTGGCATGGTAATGTTGCAATTAAAGTCCTGAACATGGATTATTATTTAGACgatgataaaatattggaaGCATTCAAGTTGGAG gTGGCTACATTCCGAAAAACTAGACATGAAAATCTAGTTTTATTTATGGGAGCTTGCATGAAGCCTCCTCGCTTGGCGATAGTGACTAGTATGAGCAAAGGCATGACTCTTTACACTCATATTCATCTACGTAAAGATAagtttaatatgaataaaaccACTGTCATCGCTCAACAGATTTCTCAG GGAATGGGATATCTTCATGCTCGTGGCATAATTCACAAAGATCTCAAGAgcaaaaacatatttttagaaaGCGGGAAAGTTGTAATAACTGATTTCGGATTGTTTAGTGTTACAAAGCTTTGTTATGGAAACAG AAAAGGAAATGCATTGAGTATACCACCTGGATGGTTGTGTTATTTAGCTCCTGAAATTGTTCGACGACTAAGACCACAACAAAATCGAGATCAGGAAGAATTACCTTTTACGGAAGCTTCTGACGTTTATGCATTTGG GACAGTGTGGTATGAGCTTCTGTGCGGAGAGTGGCCCTTTAAAGGGCAGCCTCCTGAAGCAATCATTTGGCAAGTCGGGAAAGGGATGAAGCAAACACTAGCTAATTTACAAGCCTCCCGTGATGTAAAg gATATCTTAATGCTTTGCTGGTCATACCACGCAGAAAATCGACCCGACTTCGCAAAATTGTTACCTACTCTGGAAAAGCTGCCTCGCAAAAGGTTAGCACGTAGTCCTTCTCATCCTATACATCTTTCTCGTTCTGCAGAATCCGTGTTATGA
- the Ksr gene encoding kinase suppressor of ras isoform X2, with product MADNEDAEQEICRALDVVQSMIDISADRLEGLRTQCSTSAELTQQEIRTLEGKLIKLYSKQLVTKAKLAVESLPAEMRQYPSLQQWLRVVGLTQESIKMVCSKANSLEALKEKSEHELGSMLGENNVRHEEELRRLCRALHNLRRYMDVLLKGDMDNSDMNLYWDSWDRHHLRTGASPRPARSRATRCSIPSEDSIPYHNNNNNLNSDILAQASSVTSLSSTSPPSTPLLQRSGRDAYQVLFYTFCSCGNDHVGSVGRRNRLPTETGSCSSNADITGENLLLNSNSPIKSPPYSSTENDDNSFKGTVTSLQVPKSPRTPTTVTRGMGHIIAHRFTKTFKMKTTCDYCEKQIFMDTGLKCTECKYKCHRDCESKVPPSCGLPQELFDEFKRSVQGDVSQMLNKSGITSPNHHNSNILSSLNRKDRKRSHPHSSVKIQMGTESSSNTSSCNSSTPSSPALLPANTSQTPQAPAKQQFHFPDVVLNEKGVTLETRRLESTTVSSDSERTVSVSGSVSTDSERTPVRVDSQDSQVSDGEPGDSRWPRQNSLSMREWDIPYDELKIGEPIGTGRFGTVYRGYWHGNVAIKVLNMDYYLDDDKILEAFKLEVATFRKTRHENLVLFMGACMKPPRLAIVTSMSKGMTLYTHIHLRKDKFNMNKTTVIAQQISQGMGYLHARGIIHKDLKSKNIFLESGKVVITDFGLFSVTKLCYGNRKGNALSIPPGWLCYLAPEIVRRLRPQQNRDQEELPFTEASDVYAFGTVWYELLCGEWPFKGQPPEAIIWQVGKGMKQTLANLQASRDVKDILMLCWSYHAENRPDFAKLLPTLEKLPRKRLARSPSHPIHLSRSAESVL from the exons ATGGCGGACAACGAGGATGCGGAACAAGAGATCTGTCGAGCCTTGGATGTCGTTCAATCCATGATTGACATCTCGGCCGATCGGCTGGAGGGCTTGAGGACACAATGTTCGACCAGCGCGGAACTCACCCAACAGGAAATTCGCACGCTCGAG gggaaacttattaaattatattcaaaacaACTAGTAACCAAAGCCAAACTGGCTGTAGAATCGTTGCCTGCAGAGATGAGACAATACCCGTCTCTGCAACAATGGTTGCGTGTAGTGGGACTTACACAAGAGTCTATAAAG ATGGTTTGTTCTAAAGCTAACTCTTTAGAAGCTCTCAAAGAGAAGTCTGAGCATGAGTTAGGTAGCATGTTGGGGGAAAATAATGTTAGGCACGAGGAAGAACTACGTAGACTCTGTAGGGCATTGCACAATCTTCGTCGGTATATGG ACGTTCTCTTAAAGGGAGATATGGATAATAGcgatatgaatttatattggGATTCTTGGGATAGACACCATTTACGTACTGGAGCATCCCCTAGGCCAGCCCGGTCTCGTGCAACAAGATGTTCTATTCCCTCAGAAGACAGCATTCCATAtcataataacaacaataatctTAACAGTGATATATTAGCACAAGCTTCTTCCGTTACATCTTTATCATCAACTAGTCCGCCTTCTACCCCTCTTTTACAAAGGTCAGGACGTG ATGCGTATCAAGTATTGTTCTATACTTTTTGCAGTTGTGGAAACGATCATGTTGGCTCTGTGGGAAGAAGAAATCGTCTACCTACAGAGACAGGATCTTGCAGTAGTAACGCAGACATTACAGGGGAAAATTTGTTGCTGAATAGTAATAGCCCTATTAAGTCACCACCATACTCTAGTACGGAAAATGACGATAACAGTTTTAAGGGAACAG TAACAAGTCTCCAAGTGCCAAAGTCACCACGTACTCCGACTACTGTAACCCGGGGAATGGGGCATATAATTGCTCACCGCTTTACCAAAACgtttaaaatgaaaacgacGTGCGATTACTGCGAGAAGCAGATATTCATGGACACCGGTTTAAAATGCACAGAGTGTAAATATAAGTGTCACCGAGATTGCGAATCCAAAGTACCACCTTCTTGTGGCCTACCTCAAGAACTCTTCGACGAGTTTAAAAGATCTGTACAAGGCGACG TTTCTCAGATGTTAAATAAGTCTGGCATAACGTCTCCCAATCACCACAACTCAAATATATTGAGCTCTTTGAATCGAAAGGATCGAAAACGATCGCATCCACATTCTTCTGTGAAAATACAGATG GGCACGGAATCTAGTTCAAATACCTCGAGCTGTAACAGCTCAACGCCTTCTAGTCCAGCTTTGCTACCTGCCAATACTAGCCAAACTCCACAGGCACCTGCCAAACAACAGTTCCATTTTCCAG ACGTTGTGCTCAATGAGAAAGGTGTCACGTTAGAGACTCGTCGACTCGAAAGTACAACTGTTTCGAGCGACAGCGAGAGAACAGTAAGCGTTTCCGGATCTGTTAGTACGGATTCCGAACGAACGCCTGTTAGAGTGGACTCTCAAGATTCGCAAGTCTCTGATGGGGAACCAGGCGACAGTCGTTGGCCACGACAAAATAGT TTGTCGATGCGAGAATGGGATATTCCTTACGACGAATTGAAAATTGGCGAACCTATAGGTACTGGAAGATTTGGTACCGTGTATAGAGGCTATTGGCATGGTAATGTTGCAATTAAAGTCCTGAACATGGATTATTATTTAGACgatgataaaatattggaaGCATTCAAGTTGGAG gTGGCTACATTCCGAAAAACTAGACATGAAAATCTAGTTTTATTTATGGGAGCTTGCATGAAGCCTCCTCGCTTGGCGATAGTGACTAGTATGAGCAAAGGCATGACTCTTTACACTCATATTCATCTACGTAAAGATAagtttaatatgaataaaaccACTGTCATCGCTCAACAGATTTCTCAG GGAATGGGATATCTTCATGCTCGTGGCATAATTCACAAAGATCTCAAGAgcaaaaacatatttttagaaaGCGGGAAAGTTGTAATAACTGATTTCGGATTGTTTAGTGTTACAAAGCTTTGTTATGGAAACAG AAAAGGAAATGCATTGAGTATACCACCTGGATGGTTGTGTTATTTAGCTCCTGAAATTGTTCGACGACTAAGACCACAACAAAATCGAGATCAGGAAGAATTACCTTTTACGGAAGCTTCTGACGTTTATGCATTTGG GACAGTGTGGTATGAGCTTCTGTGCGGAGAGTGGCCCTTTAAAGGGCAGCCTCCTGAAGCAATCATTTGGCAAGTCGGGAAAGGGATGAAGCAAACACTAGCTAATTTACAAGCCTCCCGTGATGTAAAg gATATCTTAATGCTTTGCTGGTCATACCACGCAGAAAATCGACCCGACTTCGCAAAATTGTTACCTACTCTGGAAAAGCTGCCTCGCAAAAGGTTAGCACGTAGTCCTTCTCATCCTATACATCTTTCTCGTTCTGCAGAATCCGTGTTATGA